Genomic DNA from Vallitalea okinawensis:
TAACGTCTCGTATTTCCGACGTCCCTGACCCGGTCCCTCAGAGCCCTTCTTCTTGGTGGTGCTTGCACCAGGTGAAGGGATGTGCGTAGCGAACGGAAATATTTTGTTAGGCGTCGTGATTTACGGAAATTATCACTACATTGGCTTCGTTCCAACGATACATAGCCATCCTTTATCTTCAAAAATCCTTATATTATCAAATCCAGCTTCTTTAAACAATCCCTTATGTTCTTCATTTGTCTTATAATGTTTCATATGGTACTTTATCTTATATAATTCTGATGAAATCATAAATATACCGTTTTTCTTAACTATTCTATAAACTTCTTTAATATCATTCTTTAAATCTGGCCAATAAAAATGTGTTTGGACAGCAGTTACAACGTGAAATGTCTCTTCTGAATATGGAATGTTTGATACGCTTGCTCTAACAACTTCTACAAGACCTTTTTCTACTGCCTTGTTATTCTTTTTTCTTGTTGTTTCAACTGATTCTTTTGAATAATCTA
This window encodes:
- a CDS encoding class I SAM-dependent methyltransferase translates to MNVFDTLIKQSKDPEGFIGKAMIHIMNIAHKERTRWALNKLEIGKDSIVLDVGCGGGNTIKIISKVATEGKVCGIDYSKESVETTRKKNNKAVEKGLVEVVRASVSNIPYSEETFHVVTAVQTHFYWPDLKNDIKEVYRIVKKNGIFMISSELYKIKYHMKHYKTNEEHKGLFKEAGFDNIRIFEDKGWLCIVGTKPM